In Yoonia sp. R2331, the following proteins share a genomic window:
- the rpsT gene encoding 30S ribosomal protein S20 → MANTAQSKKRARQNAARFAVNKMRRSRIRTHLRQVEEAIASGDAKAAQEALKAAQPELMRGVTKGVMHKNTAARKMSRLAARVKAVG, encoded by the coding sequence ATGGCAAACACCGCTCAGTCCAAGAAACGCGCCCGCCAGAATGCCGCGCGCTTTGCTGTCAATAAAATGCGCCGCTCGCGGATCCGCACGCACCTGCGCCAAGTGGAAGAGGCGATTGCATCCGGCGACGCCAAAGCCGCGCAAGAAGCACTGAAAGCAGCACAACCCGAATTGATGCGTGGCGTCACCAAGGGCGTGATGCACAAGAACACCGCAGCGCGCAAAATGTCGCGCCTTGCTGCACGCGTGAAAGCTGTGGGCTAA
- the dnaA gene encoding chromosomal replication initiator protein DnaA, with amino-acid sequence MTTGVWGQVQQELKDGMSGNSFTSWIAPLELKDLNGQVATFEVPTGFIGNYVNQNFGDQILYQLNKAGQDVQRLKFSVPAGKRAAPTADTTAQPAKPAKAMLDNDMGSAIDPRYTFDSFVVGKPNELAHAAARRVAEGGEVTFNPLFLYGGVGLGKTHLMHAIANELARARPDLKVLYLSAEQFMYRFITALRDRKMMEFKAQLRTVDVLMVDDVQFMAGKDSTQEEFFHTFNALIEARKQIILSGDRAPGDMKEMEDRIRSRMQCGLVVDLHPTDYELRLGVLQSKAEIQAASYPNQAIAPGVLEFLAHRITSNVRVLEGALVRLFAFASLVDREITLELTQDCLSDVLKANDRKVTVEEIQRKVSEHYNIRLSDLIGPKRLRAYARPRQVAMYLCKTMTSRSLPDIGRRFGKRDHTTVMHGVKRIEELAATDSQIADDLELLRRALEE; translated from the coding sequence ATGACGACAGGTGTGTGGGGACAGGTTCAGCAAGAGCTGAAAGACGGGATGAGTGGCAATAGTTTCACAAGCTGGATTGCTCCGCTGGAACTCAAAGATCTGAATGGGCAGGTGGCAACTTTTGAAGTCCCAACAGGTTTCATTGGCAACTACGTGAACCAGAACTTTGGTGACCAGATTCTGTATCAACTCAACAAAGCCGGTCAGGATGTGCAGCGCTTGAAATTTTCAGTTCCCGCCGGGAAACGCGCAGCCCCTACTGCCGACACAACGGCACAGCCTGCCAAACCTGCCAAGGCCATGTTGGACAATGACATGGGGTCCGCAATCGACCCGCGTTATACTTTCGACAGTTTTGTCGTCGGCAAACCGAACGAGCTGGCCCACGCTGCGGCGCGCCGCGTGGCCGAGGGCGGCGAGGTGACGTTCAACCCGCTGTTTCTTTACGGCGGCGTTGGTCTGGGTAAGACCCACCTGATGCATGCCATCGCCAATGAATTGGCCCGCGCGCGTCCCGACTTGAAGGTCCTGTACCTTTCTGCGGAACAATTCATGTACCGGTTCATCACCGCATTGCGTGACCGCAAGATGATGGAATTCAAGGCGCAGTTGCGCACTGTCGATGTGCTGATGGTTGATGATGTGCAATTCATGGCGGGCAAGGACAGCACGCAAGAAGAGTTCTTTCACACCTTCAACGCCCTGATCGAGGCACGCAAACAGATCATCCTGTCTGGCGACCGCGCACCGGGTGATATGAAAGAAATGGAAGACCGCATTCGCAGCCGCATGCAGTGTGGTCTGGTCGTGGACCTGCACCCGACGGACTATGAATTGCGCCTTGGTGTGTTGCAGTCCAAAGCCGAGATTCAGGCTGCCAGCTATCCAAATCAAGCCATCGCGCCCGGTGTGCTTGAATTCCTCGCGCATCGCATCACCAGCAACGTGCGTGTTCTGGAAGGCGCGCTGGTCCGGCTGTTTGCCTTTGCCAGCCTTGTAGACCGCGAGATTACGCTCGAACTTACGCAGGATTGCCTTTCTGACGTCCTGAAAGCCAATGACCGCAAGGTGACGGTCGAGGAAATCCAGCGCAAGGTGTCTGAGCACTATAACATCCGCCTGTCTGACCTCATTGGACCGAAACGTCTGCGCGCCTATGCGCGGCCGCGTCAGGTGGCGATGTATCTGTGCAAAACCATGACCAGCCGATCCTTGCCCGACATCGGCCGCCGCTTTGGCAAGCGCGACCACACCACTGTCATGCACGGCGTGAAACGGATCGAGGAATTGGCCGCAACAGACAGCCAGATCGCCGATGATCTGGAACTCTTGCGTCGCGCGCTCGAAGAATAG
- the recF gene encoding DNA replication/repair protein RecF, which produces MSGLFLSRLTLSHFRSHKRAVLDVDLRPVAIFGPNGAGKTNLIEAISLLSPGRGMRRAGLADLSRRPEVLGWKITAQINGARHVHEVETGAEAGQPRTVRIDDKAASQVALGSIARILWLVPAMDRLWIEGAEGRRRFLDRATLSFQPSHASTVLRYEKAMRERNRLLKDMVRDPHWYTALEAQMAEAGAEIHTNRSATLGHLAQAQADTTTAFPTADLTLVQAEDGAPTTQEGLCRAFADGRTRDMAAGRTLTGPHRADLEAIYANKGVNARDCSTGEQKALLISLILANGRALASDHGAPPILLLDEVAAHLDADRRAALYDEICALGAQAWMTGTGPELFAELDTRAQYAEVTDTDGQSTITQRTAP; this is translated from the coding sequence ATGAGCGGTCTGTTCCTGTCCCGGCTGACCCTGTCGCATTTTCGCAGCCACAAGCGTGCGGTGCTGGATGTTGATCTGCGCCCGGTCGCGATCTTTGGCCCCAACGGTGCGGGCAAGACCAATCTGATCGAGGCGATATCGCTTCTTTCCCCTGGCCGCGGGATGCGGCGCGCGGGTCTTGCTGACCTGTCCCGCAGGCCCGAGGTATTGGGGTGGAAAATCACCGCTCAGATCAATGGTGCCCGCCACGTACACGAGGTTGAAACAGGGGCAGAGGCCGGGCAGCCGCGAACTGTGCGAATTGATGACAAGGCCGCGTCGCAAGTCGCCCTTGGCAGTATCGCGCGCATCCTGTGGCTTGTGCCCGCCATGGACAGGTTATGGATCGAAGGGGCTGAAGGACGCCGCCGGTTTCTGGATCGCGCCACGCTTTCGTTCCAGCCCAGCCATGCCAGCACTGTTTTGCGCTATGAAAAGGCGATGCGTGAACGTAACCGCCTGCTGAAGGACATGGTACGCGACCCCCATTGGTACACCGCTCTCGAAGCGCAAATGGCCGAAGCGGGGGCAGAGATTCACACCAACCGTTCCGCCACGCTGGGTCACCTCGCGCAAGCACAAGCCGATACCACGACGGCATTCCCGACAGCGGACCTGACCCTCGTGCAGGCGGAAGACGGCGCGCCAACAACGCAAGAGGGACTGTGCCGCGCCTTTGCCGATGGCCGTACGCGTGACATGGCGGCAGGGCGGACCCTCACCGGGCCGCACCGTGCTGATCTTGAGGCGATCTATGCCAACAAAGGCGTGAATGCCCGCGATTGTTCCACGGGCGAGCAAAAGGCACTGCTGATCAGCCTGATCCTTGCCAATGGGCGCGCGCTGGCCTCGGATCATGGCGCGCCACCCATCTTGCTGCTTGATGAGGTTGCAGCCCATCTTGATGCCGACCGCCGCGCAGCACTTTATGATGAAATCTGCGCACTTGGCGCGCAGGCCTGGATGACAGGCACCGGCCCGGAATTGTTTGCGGAACTGGATACGCGGGCGCAATATGCCGAAGTGACTGACACAGACGGCCAATCCACCATAACGCAAAGGACCGCCCCATGA
- a CDS encoding VOC family protein, with the protein MTPQRVSLITLGVADLARSRKFYGDLGWTPKDEVPGQVVFYQLHASVLGLFGLAPLAADQGRPDAKLGTGAVTLAQNFPDEAGVDAAYEKALSVGAMPLKAPEKVFWGGYSGYYADPDGHVWEVAFNPFWELDEEGRQILPDTDED; encoded by the coding sequence ATGACCCCGCAACGTGTATCGCTTATCACACTTGGCGTCGCCGACTTGGCACGGTCGCGCAAATTCTACGGTGATCTGGGCTGGACACCCAAGGATGAGGTTCCGGGACAAGTGGTGTTTTATCAACTGCACGCTTCGGTCCTTGGCCTGTTCGGATTGGCCCCGTTGGCCGCAGATCAGGGCCGTCCGGATGCAAAGCTGGGCACCGGTGCTGTCACCTTGGCGCAGAATTTCCCCGATGAGGCGGGCGTTGACGCCGCCTATGAAAAGGCGCTGTCTGTTGGAGCGATGCCGCTGAAAGCACCGGAAAAAGTGTTCTGGGGTGGCTATTCCGGCTATTACGCTGATCCCGACGGCCACGTTTGGGAAGTGGCGTTCAACCCGTTCTGGGAACTAGATGAGGAGGGCAGGCAGATCCTGCCGGATACGGATGAAGATTGA
- a CDS encoding GNAT family N-acetyltransferase, with product MKIERIDEIHLTPEDEARIHTLLVRAFEEPFGNRSFHQQRHHVRLIVRDGDAIIGHMSLCYRSIRMGEDLLPIMGLAEVATDPDHRGKGIASALMTDAIAEARGSQAVHFLLFGGQPLYAGRGFRSVPNTVKHTALYDAWTGDVQVDDRGHLMVMELRDQPWDDTAPVDLLGFSF from the coding sequence ATGAAGATTGAACGGATCGACGAAATCCACCTAACGCCCGAAGACGAGGCGCGCATTCACACCCTGCTGGTGCGCGCATTTGAAGAGCCGTTCGGCAACCGGTCCTTTCACCAGCAACGCCACCATGTCCGGCTGATTGTGCGCGATGGTGACGCAATCATCGGGCATATGTCGCTATGCTATCGGTCAATCCGCATGGGCGAAGACCTTCTACCGATAATGGGCTTGGCAGAGGTGGCGACAGACCCGGATCATCGCGGCAAGGGCATCGCCAGCGCCCTGATGACGGATGCCATCGCCGAAGCGCGGGGCAGTCAGGCGGTGCATTTCCTGCTGTTTGGTGGTCAGCCGCTTTATGCCGGGCGCGGTTTTCGGTCGGTTCCAAATACGGTCAAACACACAGCGCTTTATGATGCATGGACGGGCGACGTGCAGGTTGATGACCGTGGCCACCTGATGGTAATGGAGCTGCGCGATCAGCCTTGGGATGATACAGCGCCCGTGGACCTTTTGGGCTTTTCCTTCTAA
- the dnaN gene encoding DNA polymerase III subunit beta, with protein MKLSIERASLLKAVAQAQSVVERRNTIPILANVLIEAEGDSIQFRATDLDIEVVDRAPAKVERAGATTVSAVTLNEIVRKLPDGALVTLTEDSNTGRLTIEAGRSNFSLATLPKEDFPVMASSEYSANFSAAAPVLRRLFDKSKFAISTEETRYYLNGVYMHIADGEGGKVLRCVATDGHRLARIDADLPSGAADMAGVIVPRKTVGELRKLLDDDDMQIAVSVSETKVRFATPDITLTSKVIDGTFPDYTRVIPAGNTRKLEVDASEFAKAVDRVATVSSERSRAVKLQLDEDKLVLSVNAPDSGAAEEELAVAYGDERLEIGFNAKYLLEIASQVDRENAVFMFNSSGDPTLMREGNDTSAVYVVMPMRV; from the coding sequence ATGAAACTCAGCATCGAACGCGCCAGCCTGCTTAAGGCCGTGGCACAGGCCCAATCTGTCGTTGAGCGGCGCAACACGATCCCGATCCTGGCCAATGTGTTAATCGAGGCTGAAGGCGACAGCATCCAGTTCCGCGCAACCGATCTGGATATCGAGGTGGTAGATCGTGCCCCCGCTAAAGTGGAACGGGCAGGCGCCACAACCGTGTCCGCTGTCACGCTAAACGAAATTGTTCGCAAGCTGCCCGATGGCGCGCTCGTAACACTGACCGAAGACAGCAACACAGGCCGTTTGACGATCGAGGCGGGCCGCTCGAACTTTTCGCTGGCGACGCTGCCGAAAGAAGATTTCCCGGTCATGGCCTCGTCAGAATACAGCGCCAATTTCTCGGCCGCCGCACCTGTGTTGCGCCGCTTGTTCGATAAGTCGAAATTTGCAATTTCGACCGAAGAGACCCGGTACTATCTGAACGGCGTCTACATGCATATCGCAGATGGCGAAGGCGGCAAGGTGTTGCGCTGTGTGGCGACGGATGGTCACCGGCTGGCGCGCATTGATGCCGATCTGCCTTCGGGGGCGGCTGATATGGCCGGTGTGATCGTGCCGCGCAAGACCGTGGGCGAGTTGCGCAAATTGCTGGACGATGACGATATGCAGATCGCGGTGTCGGTGTCCGAAACCAAAGTGCGGTTTGCAACGCCCGACATCACCTTGACCTCCAAGGTGATCGACGGGACGTTTCCCGACTATACCCGCGTCATTCCAGCCGGAAACACGCGCAAATTGGAAGTGGACGCGTCAGAGTTCGCCAAGGCTGTTGACCGTGTCGCCACCGTCAGCTCTGAACGATCCCGCGCGGTGAAACTGCAGTTGGACGAAGACAAGCTGGTGCTGTCCGTCAACGCACCCGACAGCGGCGCGGCAGAAGAAGAACTGGCCGTCGCTTACGGTGATGAACGGTTGGAAATCGGCTTTAACGCAAAATACCTTCTTGAAATTGCAAGTCAGGTCGATCGCGAGAACGCCGTGTTCATGTTCAATTCTTCCGGCGATCCGACGCTTATGCGTGAGGGCAACGACACCAGCGCCGTCTATGTCGTCATGCCAATGCGCGTGTGA